Proteins encoded in a region of the Photobacterium profundum SS9 genome:
- a CDS encoding DUF2799 domain-containing protein: MSGCAAQYTSTSSPEWSEVGKKNAIQGQVMQTEAELTKAYQVDKLEKESYQQYQAGYEDGINTFCDVNKAFGYGVKGLRYQDQCKGRRDEPQFRYEWDRGFDTYMYPKGPPG, encoded by the coding sequence ATCAGTGGCTGCGCTGCTCAGTACACATCTACATCTTCACCTGAGTGGTCTGAGGTAGGTAAAAAAAATGCCATACAAGGCCAAGTAATGCAGACCGAAGCGGAATTAACCAAAGCGTATCAAGTTGATAAGCTAGAGAAAGAAAGTTACCAACAATATCAAGCGGGCTATGAAGACGGTATTAACACATTTTGTGATGTGAACAAGGCGTTTGGTTATGGCGTTAAAGGGCTAAGATACCAAGATCAATGTAAAGGGCGACGGGATGAGCCACAATTTCGTTATGAATGGGATCGTGGATTTGATACTTACATGTATCCTAAAGGTCCACCGGGTTGA